One Brassica napus cultivar Da-Ae chromosome C4, Da-Ae, whole genome shotgun sequence genomic region harbors:
- the LOC106395996 gene encoding regulatory protein NPR5, which yields MSSLEESLRSLSLDYLNLLINGQAFSDVTFSVDGRLVHAHRCILAARSLFFRKFFCGTDSPQPGTGIDPTRHGSVPVSSTRGSQAPAGVIPVNSVGYEVFLLLLQFLYSGQVSIVPQKHEPTPNCGERGCWHIHCSAAVDLALDTLAASRYFGVEQLALLTQKQLVSMVEKAAIEDVMKVLIASRKQDMHQLWTTCSHLVAKSGLPPEILAKHLTIDVVAKIEEIRLKYSIARRSLMPHHHHHDLTAAQDLEDQKIRRMRRALDSSDVELVKLMVMGEGLNLDESLALHYAVESCSREVVKALLELGASDVNYPAGPAGKTPLHIAAEMVSPDMVAVLLDHHADPNVRTVGGITPLDILRTLTSDFLFKGAVPGLTHIEPNKLRLCLELVQSAAMVISREEGNNSNNNDHNNAIYPQMNDERNSGSSGGSNNNLDSRFVYLNLGAGQIGPGRDHGDDHNSQREGMSRHHHDPSTMYHQHHF from the exons ATGAGCAGCCTCGAGGAATCCCTAAGATCTCTGTCCTTAGATTACCTAAACCTACTTATCAACGGTCAAGCTTTCTCCGACGTAACCTTCAGCGTCGATGGTCGTCTAGTCCACGCTCACCGTTGCATCCTCGCCGCTCGGAGTCTTTTCTTCCGAAAATTCTTCTGTGGGACCGACTCACCACAACCCGGCACAGGCATAGATCCGACCCGACACGGATCAGTACCCGTGAGCTCAACAAGAGGCTCCCAGGCCCCAGCTGGAGTCATACCAGTGAACTCAGTTGGGTACGAGGTGTTTCTCTTGCTGCTTCAGTTTCTTTATAGCGGACAAGTCTCGATCGTGCCGCAGAAACACGAACCGACACCTAACTGTGGAGAGAGAGGATGTTGGCACATTCACTGCTCAGCCGCCGTCGATCTTGCTCTTGATACTCTCGCCGCCTCTCGTTACTTTGGCGTCGAGCAGCTTGCATTGCTCACTCag AAACAACTAGTAAGCATGGTGGAGAAAGCCGCAATAGAAGATGTGATGAAAGTTTTGATAGCATCAAGGAAGCAAGACATGCATCAGTTGTGGACCACTTGCTCTCACTTAGTAGCAAAATCAGGTCTCCCTCCGGAGATTCTTGCCAAACATCTCACCATAGATGTTGTTGCCAAGATTGAAGAGATTCGTCTCAAATATTCAATTGCTAGACGTTCTCTAATGCCACATCACCACCACCATGATCTCACCGCCGCTCAAGACCTCGAAGATCAAAAGATTAGGAGGATGAGACGAGCTTTGGATTCATCAGATGTTGAGCTAGTGAAGCTAATGGTTATGGGAGAAGGACTCAATCTTGACGAGTCGTTAGCACTGCACTATGCTGTTGAAAGCTGTAGTAGAGAAGTAGTGAAGGCTTTGCTTGAACTCGGTGCATCCGATGTGAATTACCCGGCAGGTCCCGCGGGGAAAACACCGTTGCACATCGCTGCTGAAATGGTCTCTCCGGACATGGTGGCTGTTCTGTTAGACCACCATGCTGATCCAAATGTAAGGACGGTCGGTGGAATCACTCCTCTTGATATCCTTAGGACGTTAACTTCGGATTTCTTGTTCAAGGGGGCAGTACCTGGTTTGACTCACATTGAACCTAACAAGCTTAGGCTTTGCCTTGAGCTTGTTCAATCCGCTGCAATGGTGATATCACGAGAAGAAGGAAACAATAGCAACAATAATGATCACAACAATGCGATTTACCCTCAGATGAACGATGAGCGCAATAGTGGAAGTAGTGGAGGAAGTAATAACAATTTGGATTCAAGATTTGTGTATCTCAATCTTGGAGCGGGTCAGATTGGTCCGGGTAGGGATCATGGAGACGACCATAACAGTCAGAGGGAAGGTATGAGTCGGCATCATCATGACCCATCTACTATGTATCATCAGCATCACTTCTAG